In Blastococcus saxobsidens DD2, the genomic stretch CACCCGCGCGCTCGGGATCCCGCCGACCCCCGGCAACTGGACCCTGGACCACTTCCGCGAGGTCCTCACCCCGCGCACCGTCGAGGCCCTCGGCCGGAGCCTCGCCCTGGCGCTCGCGGCCGCCTCGCTGCTCGTCCTGCTGGGCGCCCTCGTCGCGGTGCTCGAACGCCGCCGGGCCGGTCGGGCGACCGGCACCCTGATCACCCTCACCCTCGTGCTCCCCGGCTCGACCCTCGCGGTCGGCCTGCTGATCGCCTACGGGCGCTGGCTGTCCGGCACCCTCACGCTCATCCTGCTGGCCTACCTCGCCAAGCTCTGGGCGTTCGCGCACCGGCCGATCGCCGGGGCGCTCGACCGCCTGCCCCCCGACGAACTGCGCGCCGCACGGGTCAGCGGCGCCGGCGCGCTCACCGCCGTCCGCACCGTCGCGCTGCGCCCGCTCGCCCCCGCCCTGCTGGCGGCGTGGCTGATCTGCTTCCTCACCGCGCTGTACGAGGTCACCATGTCCAGCCTGCTCTACGGACCGGGGACGGAGACGTTGGCGGTCGTCGTGCTGAACAGTCAGGAGCTGGGCCGGATCGGCCCGACCGCCGCCCTGTCGATGGTGCTGTCCCTGCTGCTCGCCGTCCCGGCGCTCGCGCTGTGGCCGGTGTTCCGCACGCTCCGCGCCGGAGGCGGCGCACCGCCGGCCGGCTTCCGCACGGACATGACCCGTGCCGGCTGAGCCCGTCCTCGAGATCGCCGATCTCGTCGTGCAGTACGACGGGACGACGGCGCTGCGCGGGATGACCCTGAGCGTCCGACCCGGGGAGGTGCTGGCCCTGCTGGGCCCGTCCGGCTCGGGCAAGTCCACCCTGCTGCACACCGTGGCCGGCTTTCTCCTGCCCACGTCCGGCACCGTCCGCCTCGCCGGCACGACGGTCGCCGGCGACGGCCGGCCGGTGCCCCCCGAGCGCCGGGACCTCGCCGTGGTGTTCCAGAACTACGCGTTGTGGCCGCACCTGTCCGCTCTCGACACCGTCGCCTATCCCGCGCGGCGCCGCGGGACCGGCCGGGTACGGGCCCGCGCCGAGGCGCTGGCGATCCTGGACCGGCTGCGCATCGCCCACCTGGCCGACCGCAGGCCCGCGGAGCTCTCCGGCGGGGAACAGCAGCGCGTGGGACTGGCGCGGGCGCTCGCCCGCCGGCCGTCGGTGTATCTCTTCGACGAGCCGACCGCGCACCTGGACACGCACGTCCGCGGTGTCTTCCTCGAGGAACTCGTCGCGCGCCAGCGGGACAGCGGTGCCGCCGCGCTCTACGCCACGCACGACGCGGAGGAGGCGCTCGGCCTCGCCGACCGGATCGCGCTGCTGCGCGAAGGGCGGCTGCTGCAGGTCGGCACGCCGCAGCAGGTCTACGAGGAGCCGGTGGACCTGTTCGCCGCCCGCCTCACGGGGCCGGCGTCGGTGATCGACGATCCGG encodes the following:
- a CDS encoding ABC transporter ATP-binding protein; its protein translation is MPAEPVLEIADLVVQYDGTTALRGMTLSVRPGEVLALLGPSGSGKSTLLHTVAGFLLPTSGTVRLAGTTVAGDGRPVPPERRDLAVVFQNYALWPHLSALDTVAYPARRRGTGRVRARAEALAILDRLRIAHLADRRPAELSGGEQQRVGLARALARRPSVYLFDEPTAHLDTHVRGVFLEELVARQRDSGAAALYATHDAEEALGLADRIALLREGRLLQVGTPQQVYEEPVDLFAARLTGPASVIDDPDGAGTVLVRPGWARLGGPLQAELRGVWFRGPHSDYLLESSLGNVLIREPGPPRHAAGTPVGWALDRRWALAER